The proteins below come from a single Mya arenaria isolate MELC-2E11 chromosome 8, ASM2691426v1 genomic window:
- the LOC128243850 gene encoding PRELI domain containing protein 3B-like — MLQLNFCSIITVDEKMSYTQHPQDANKTVLQQESVVNVRGVPLSSYIEHFVIDNIAKNADKGRQAIEIVMAKIKQESVELQHSAKQRLEALNHMTFPDPTSF, encoded by the exons ATGTTACAGCTGAACTTCTGTAGCATAATCACAGTGGATGAGAAGATGTCCTACACCCAGCACCCACAAGACGCAAACAA GACAGTGTTACAGCAGGAGTCAGTGGTCAATGTGCGGGGCGTTCCTCTTTCCAGCTACATCGAGCACTTCGTCATCGACAACATTGCCAAAAATGCTGATAAG GGTCGTCAGGCTATAGAGATCGTGATGGCAAAAATCAAGCAGGAATCTGTAGAGTTGCAGCACAGCGCGAAGCAACGATTGGAGGCACTTAACCACATGACCTTCCCAGATCCAACATCATTTTGA